From a region of the Lujinxingia vulgaris genome:
- a CDS encoding serine hydrolase domain-containing protein, with the protein MFARVRYNSTTPARSPRTLIIIYSPDQVLIMVSNPIRTRALLLLLAAIALSVVILPAALVAQTPDAARANDLQRALEAYVDKGHTRGAVAWRLNADGSEEEARVGIDQRTADARFEAGSITKVFSSILLADAVLAGKVTLETPIAELFPRSCELAPEVGAITLKELSTHTSGLPRQAPGRGLLRGFLQLSDPYAGSTREELFEALCTLEADDLKTRGSYSYSNFGVALLGRLLEAVDLSSLDPTLSPDATYETRLDTRVLQPLGLTASDFEAAHPHTVPGHRTNHTSAGPWHLDAYNPAGGLRTTLPDLIALARNALAADFPPLALTLEPHHLDEEGNPEVGLGWFFQTLRSNDTPPESEDVEDTEATKGSGKNERIIWHNGRTGGYFAFIALAPESGRAVVLLTDTSHGTGFAVDLLREPTPEPPPLEPNVFFLLFGLFFPWLAPFALFSLKHRLSLKTIVEPPTDPDASFWARFMARQQRQLPAGRVDALSSFLGAAFTLLLTYQLGAWQVLPIAIWYAALALTVGLGVRVLPVVVKAPWFGREGWKGRAMTVINGVISVGLVVWVVG; encoded by the coding sequence ATGTTTGCCAGAGTACGCTACAACTCCACCACCCCGGCGCGCTCTCCCCGCACCCTCATAATAATATACTCGCCAGACCAGGTCTTGATCATGGTGTCCAACCCCATCCGCACCCGCGCGCTCCTGCTCCTGCTTGCGGCGATCGCCCTGAGCGTTGTCATCCTCCCCGCCGCGCTCGTGGCCCAGACCCCCGACGCCGCCCGCGCCAACGACCTGCAACGCGCGCTGGAGGCCTACGTCGATAAAGGCCACACCCGCGGCGCGGTGGCCTGGCGGCTCAACGCCGACGGATCTGAGGAAGAGGCAAGGGTCGGCATCGACCAGCGCACCGCCGACGCCCGCTTTGAGGCCGGCTCCATCACCAAAGTCTTTAGTTCCATTCTATTGGCCGACGCCGTGCTGGCCGGGAAGGTCACCCTGGAGACCCCCATCGCCGAGCTCTTTCCCCGGAGCTGCGAGCTGGCCCCCGAGGTCGGCGCCATCACGTTGAAAGAGCTCTCTACCCACACCTCCGGCCTTCCTCGCCAGGCCCCGGGCCGCGGCCTCTTGCGCGGCTTTTTGCAACTCTCTGACCCCTACGCAGGCTCCACCCGCGAAGAACTCTTTGAGGCCCTCTGCACCCTGGAGGCCGACGACCTGAAGACCCGCGGCTCCTACTCTTACTCCAACTTCGGCGTCGCGCTGCTGGGCCGCCTCCTCGAAGCCGTCGACTTAAGCTCTCTCGACCCCACGCTCAGCCCCGACGCCACGTATGAGACCCGCCTCGACACCCGCGTGCTTCAACCCCTGGGCCTCACCGCCAGCGACTTTGAAGCCGCGCACCCCCACACCGTGCCCGGCCACCGGACCAACCACACCTCCGCCGGCCCCTGGCACCTCGACGCCTACAACCCCGCCGGCGGCCTGCGCACCACCCTGCCCGATCTTATCGCCCTGGCCCGAAACGCCCTGGCCGCCGACTTCCCCCCGCTGGCGCTGACCCTTGAGCCCCACCACCTCGACGAGGAGGGCAACCCCGAGGTCGGACTTGGCTGGTTTTTCCAAACCCTTCGATCCAACGACACCCCGCCAGAATCCGAAGACGTCGAAGACACGGAAGCAACGAAAGGCAGTGGAAAAAACGAAAGGATCATCTGGCATAACGGCCGCACCGGCGGCTATTTTGCCTTCATCGCCCTGGCCCCCGAGAGCGGCCGCGCCGTGGTGCTGCTCACCGACACCTCCCACGGCACTGGCTTCGCCGTCGATCTTCTGCGCGAGCCCACCCCGGAGCCGCCTCCCCTTGAGCCCAATGTCTTCTTCTTGCTCTTCGGGCTCTTCTTCCCCTGGCTGGCCCCCTTCGCGTTGTTTTCCCTCAAACATCGCCTCTCCCTCAAAACCATCGTCGAGCCCCCCACCGATCCCGACGCCTCCTTCTGGGCGCGCTTTATGGCTCGCCAGCAACGCCAGCTTCCGGCCGGCCGCGTCGATGCCCTCTCCTCCTTCCTGGGCGCCGCCTTCACCCTCCTCCTCACCTACCAGCTCGGCGCCTGGCAGGTCCTGCCCATCGCCATCTGGTACGCGGCCCTTGCGCTGACAGTGGGGCTGGGCGTGCGGGTGTTGCCGGTGGTGGTGAAGGCCCCGTGGTTTGGTCGAGAGGGCTGGAAGGGCAGGGCGATGACGGTGATCAATGGGGTGATTTCGGTGGGGTTGGTGGTGTGGGTGGTGGGGTAG
- the csb2 gene encoding type I-G CRISPR-associated protein Csb2 codes for MTSQLILALHFTQKHVFVTPWGQDANHSELEWPPSVWLLLRTFVSVWHSHARAEVEERALSELVAALSKTPPHWRLPKMGQVRRTSSPSSKQGFEFVIHVEPDSVAIAHWPDVDLSQSALAALDALLPRIAYLGRAESWVSIERLSELPDTFAPNAGPAGAFEAPQGSESSRQLMPLTSDELSHWREGYREAMLQRELDVQRQKKIDKGDDPEKAKLTKKQRQNIEDALPTSVVGVLSAETDVLQKAGWSQPPGSRWVDIVRPPIKSWLPPKVEAPKVMGAPTVARYAVASQVPPRLTTALYQCEKLHKALASRTDDNITLTGVDALGRPLKGHQHAFVFAEANDPVTDRITHLNVWAPAGFNEQVQRRVLDRVQRLWGKDGHDLQLILLGVGTPEDFGGFNARAGQAPIYGESKVWRSLTPFVGTRHPKRRKSGEPKVDARGLTIGGDAHDLLRLLKLQGFPEVESIAPLDALSIAGRQVRWLEFATRRSRGGGARGPSHGAGFELTFAEPVRGPIAVGYGAHFGLGLFRPVEIEAGVG; via the coding sequence ATGACCAGCCAACTTATACTGGCGCTGCATTTCACACAAAAACATGTGTTTGTTACACCCTGGGGCCAGGACGCGAATCACAGCGAGCTGGAGTGGCCGCCCTCGGTCTGGCTGCTGCTACGTACATTCGTGAGCGTGTGGCACTCACACGCTCGCGCCGAGGTTGAAGAGCGTGCTCTCAGTGAGCTTGTCGCCGCGCTGAGCAAAACTCCTCCTCACTGGCGGCTTCCCAAAATGGGGCAGGTTCGTCGGACTTCCTCCCCATCCTCAAAACAGGGGTTTGAGTTTGTTATCCATGTTGAGCCCGATTCGGTGGCTATCGCGCACTGGCCCGACGTCGATCTTTCTCAAAGCGCCCTGGCCGCGCTCGATGCCTTGCTGCCCCGCATCGCCTATCTTGGCCGTGCGGAGTCCTGGGTGAGCATCGAGCGTCTGTCGGAGCTGCCCGACACCTTCGCTCCTAACGCCGGGCCTGCCGGGGCCTTTGAGGCTCCGCAGGGCAGCGAGTCGTCACGTCAGCTGATGCCGCTGACCTCCGACGAACTCAGTCACTGGCGCGAGGGCTACCGCGAGGCGATGCTTCAACGGGAGCTCGACGTCCAGCGTCAGAAGAAGATCGACAAAGGCGACGATCCAGAGAAAGCCAAGCTCACCAAAAAACAACGTCAGAATATTGAGGACGCGCTCCCGACCTCGGTGGTGGGTGTGCTCAGCGCCGAGACCGATGTGTTGCAGAAGGCGGGCTGGAGTCAGCCCCCGGGCTCGCGTTGGGTGGATATCGTGCGACCGCCCATCAAGAGCTGGCTGCCTCCGAAGGTGGAGGCGCCAAAAGTGATGGGTGCGCCGACGGTGGCGCGTTACGCCGTGGCCAGCCAGGTACCCCCGCGCCTGACCACCGCGCTTTACCAGTGCGAGAAGCTCCATAAAGCACTGGCCAGCCGCACCGACGACAACATCACCCTCACGGGCGTCGACGCGCTGGGGCGGCCGCTTAAAGGGCATCAGCACGCCTTTGTGTTTGCGGAAGCCAACGACCCGGTCACCGACCGCATCACCCACCTTAACGTCTGGGCTCCCGCCGGTTTCAACGAGCAAGTCCAACGCAGGGTGCTCGATCGTGTGCAGCGCCTCTGGGGCAAGGATGGCCACGATCTGCAGTTGATCTTGCTGGGCGTGGGAACGCCGGAGGACTTTGGCGGCTTCAACGCCCGTGCCGGTCAGGCACCCATCTACGGGGAGTCGAAGGTCTGGCGTTCGCTTACGCCCTTTGTGGGCACGCGCCATCCTAAACGTCGCAAGTCCGGTGAGCCAAAGGTGGACGCGCGCGGGCTAACGATCGGCGGTGACGCCCATGATCTGCTGCGCCTACTCAAGCTCCAGGGCTTTCCCGAAGTTGAGAGCATCGCGCCACTGGATGCGCTGAGCATCGCCGGGCGTCAGGTGCGCTGGCTGGAGTTCGCGACCCGACGCTCGCGAGGTGGCGGTGCTCGCGGCCCGAGCCACGGTGCCGGCTTTGAACTCACTTTCGCCGAGCCGGTGCGAGGCCCCATTGCGGTGGGCTACGGTGCACACTTCGGGCTGGGGCTCTTTCGGCCGGTGGAGATAGAGGCCGGAGTGGGTTAA
- a CDS encoding DNRLRE domain-containing protein, whose amino-acid sequence MRLMRISFISRCLTFTLLLSVLFAGACNLDDSAQRADVGSAPDADLLADVDADPDAADAADASRDTCLPSCHPDATCLTGQGDDPTCVCDAGFEGDGFSCTPIDPCLEDNGGCGDPAFFACTPTGPAEAQCAAIDLCATDNGGCGDPERFACLPQSGQAPRCRLIGSCEVVHALPLLEDTFVSEDDPERTFESEPFLVVQSFFPEPIVSEFYGYEAHRRHATYLKFDLDPLPTDLPLIDARLHLRGMPQVLHRRFLWAMLHHVSSDWRGEELNLQNSPEILRTYVADGPIAWEDPEAEQPVELRSSRLSSVIDAQRDAGGAFALQLESDEEGAFFYSGDHPEAEKHPGLAVTLRHCEELPVGADANATVSNRRPDSALSDYEGLVADRDRQEFYLRFDLSALPVGARIVDVHLELSAIDAADFGGDATFTLDALTTEVWDESSVTYATRPEATGEPLATFTLGEPPGEDEVIERVTLATNALFMTVVEGYETEQSISLRVTARDDAATFAGRNHENEALRPRLRVIYD is encoded by the coding sequence ATGCGTCTTATGCGTATCTCCTTCATCTCGCGTTGTCTGACTTTTACCCTCCTGCTGAGCGTACTTTTTGCCGGCGCCTGCAACCTCGACGACTCGGCACAACGCGCTGACGTCGGTTCTGCGCCTGACGCCGACCTCCTCGCCGATGTTGATGCCGATCCTGACGCCGCCGACGCCGCCGACGCTTCTCGCGATACCTGCCTGCCTTCATGCCACCCCGACGCCACCTGCCTCACCGGCCAGGGCGATGACCCCACCTGCGTCTGCGACGCGGGCTTTGAGGGCGACGGCTTCTCCTGCACCCCCATCGACCCCTGCCTTGAGGACAACGGCGGCTGCGGCGACCCGGCGTTTTTTGCCTGCACCCCCACCGGACCCGCTGAGGCGCAGTGCGCCGCGATCGACCTCTGCGCCACCGACAACGGCGGCTGCGGCGATCCGGAGCGTTTTGCCTGCCTGCCTCAAAGCGGCCAGGCTCCCCGCTGCCGGCTGATCGGCTCCTGCGAGGTCGTGCACGCCTTGCCACTGCTCGAAGACACCTTCGTCAGCGAAGACGATCCCGAGCGCACCTTTGAGAGCGAGCCCTTTCTGGTGGTGCAATCCTTCTTCCCCGAGCCCATCGTCTCGGAGTTCTACGGCTACGAGGCCCATCGCCGGCACGCGACGTACCTTAAATTTGATCTCGACCCGCTCCCGACCGACCTGCCCCTAATCGACGCCCGACTGCATTTGAGGGGCATGCCTCAGGTGCTGCATCGTCGCTTCTTGTGGGCGATGCTCCACCACGTCAGCTCCGACTGGCGCGGCGAAGAGCTCAACCTGCAAAACAGCCCGGAGATCCTTCGCACCTACGTCGCCGATGGTCCCATCGCCTGGGAAGACCCCGAGGCCGAGCAGCCCGTTGAGCTGCGCTCCTCGCGTCTAAGCAGCGTCATTGATGCGCAGCGCGATGCGGGCGGAGCATTTGCGCTCCAGCTGGAGAGCGACGAGGAGGGGGCGTTCTTTTACTCCGGCGATCACCCCGAGGCCGAAAAACACCCGGGCCTTGCGGTCACCCTGCGCCACTGCGAGGAGCTCCCCGTCGGCGCCGACGCCAACGCCACCGTCAGCAACCGTCGGCCCGACAGCGCGCTCAGCGACTACGAGGGCCTGGTAGCCGACCGCGACCGCCAGGAGTTCTACCTGCGGTTTGATCTCTCAGCGCTCCCCGTCGGCGCCCGCATCGTCGACGTCCACCTCGAACTCAGCGCCATCGACGCCGCCGACTTCGGGGGCGACGCCACCTTCACCCTCGACGCCCTCACCACCGAGGTCTGGGACGAATCCTCGGTCACCTACGCCACGCGCCCCGAAGCCACCGGTGAACCCCTGGCCACCTTCACCCTGGGGGAGCCCCCCGGTGAGGATGAGGTGATCGAGCGGGTGACCCTCGCTACGAATGCGCTCTTTATGACAGTCGTCGAGGGCTACGAGACGGAGCAGTCCATCAGCCTGCGCGTCACCGCCCGCGATGACGCCGCCACCTTCGCCGGCCGCAACCACGAGAACGAGGCGTTGCGTCCGAGGTTGAGGGTGATTTACGACTGA